The nucleotide window TGCTGATCTGTGCTGGTGGCAATTCCGTCATCCATTCTTCCCGTTGATTCAAAGTATTGCTATCCTAAAATATTATCGATCATTAAATATCTTTCACTGGACCATCGTACAAATTCTAATGAAGCTTACCTCGttcatttgtttacttttaatttgttGCGCTCTGTGCTCCAATTGCCTGTACACGTAACTGCTCCTCAATGCTGGATGATCGGCCGGCAAAGGACCAATCGCGTCTTCGTTCTCAGAATCTGATTGCTCTGTTTGTTCGTTGTTGGAGGGTTTAATCGCGCTTGGAGGAGCGGGACCTATAAGTTTCGCTTCTGTTCCGTTACTGTGCTTTTGTTCTAGCAGATGCGGCGGTAAAGCTGGGCCAAAAATGATCGTTGAATCTTCGTCGGAATCATTTTCGTTAATCTGATCTTCCGCGTCAGCCTCGAGTCTCTCGGTATCCTCTTGCACATAATTCTCTGGTAAACAAGGTCCTATGAAGCTCGCGTGTTTCGCTGATTTCGCAGTAGTGGCGTGATCAGTCATCAGTTGCGGCGGTAGAACCGGACCGTAAGTCGTGTCTTCTTCAGAAGACGATAGTTTCGCGGGCTCTGGAGAATCGCAATTACTAAGGTGCAAGGAAGTTGTTTCGCCAGAGCTCGACTTTTCCAGTTTACTATTCGAATCGGTCGTCATCGTCTTTTCTCTTGCGTCGAGATTGGGACTTTTGTCAAGATCGTTCGTGCAATTATCCATGATTGATTCCGTTAACATAGACGACGCGTCACCAAATGCGGAATCTGAAATGGCACCAGGATTATTATTACTGGAACCATACGACGGATCACCCTTCCTTGCATTTACCTTAGGGGAGCTGTCCGAGTGTTCGTTTTCTGTCGCTTGTTTCTTCTTTGAATTCTCATGTTCGTCGTTCGAAATTCTCTTTTTCGTTTTCGTCTTGTGATACCTTGAAAATGAACACCTATCTTTCGCATCAGAGTCGTCGGACATGTTCTCGTCCGTTTCGGACAGAACGTCGAATTCAGACAAATCTAATTCCTTGTATCCCTGACTCTCACTCGATAGATCTCTCGTCGCCGGTAATTCGTTGTCGCTGCGGTTGTGCTCCGCATTCTTGGGCGAGGAGAACTCCTGCAATTGCTGATCCGCATCCTCTTTCGTCAGTGTTCTCTTATGCGAGTTCTGCTTCTCGAATTCCCCTCGAGATTTACCACGATCAGACGATCTCTGTCTGTGTGACTGATAGCTTCTATCGCGAGAACGGTGCTTGTATTTCTGTTCGTGTGATTTGTTCCTATACTTGTCGTTCTGTGACGATCTATCATCCTCGTTTCTACTGTGTGATCGATCTTGAGACCTGTGCTTCCTATGCTCGCTCTGATCTCGACTTCTGTGCTGCTTTGTGTCTCTTGTCTTTTGCTTCGAAGACAAACCGAACGTTCTAGAGTCCACGCTAACGTCTCTTGTACTTTTATAGTCTTTCCCTTCTTTACTGCTCTCGCGTCTAGAACCTTTCAATTCATGAATATGCTTCGAATGCTTGGAAACATGTCTGAGATCCCTGTCCTCTGTTTCTCGCTCTTTGGAGGATCTGTGCTCTCTTCTACTGTCGTGCTTGGATTTGTCTTTTCTGTCTTTGTAATCTGCATCGTCGTAATCAGATTTGTGTTCGGACTTCGACCTTGTACGTTTCCCAAATTTCGGTTCTGGTCGCACGTTATCTTTTCGGGTTGCTTCGAAACGAAATCGTCGCCCATCGTCGCTGTCTTGACTCTCGGAATCAGAATCCATTGTtgtcaatatttaattagtCGCTGGAAAGTagcataaatttcattttcgacaaaCATAAACTGTAGCATATACATAATGATTCGTCGGAAGAATGAACATAGCGATTGCTCATTTTAGTTAGTTAATTTTTATACTAGCCAGAATAAGTAACAAACTCGAGAACATTATAGAtcgttttgtaaaaatattttaaaacagtagGGCATTAAACAATACCTAAAAAGAAGTAGTCACGTTTCGACTAGActagtttatttgaaatatatcttGTGTGAACAATTGTACATATGACAGAATTAAAGTATAACTAAAAGGGATGTAATTACTACTCTATGCGCTTGTTAGTTTCCTTCAGCTATGCCCGATGCTTCActgtttctaattaattttaatttgacttTGCTTTTGGAAGCGAATTATCATTCTGTGGAGTTGATTGGAACATCTTCATTATTTTTGATCCGCTATACTTAATAGATTTCACAAGCCCAGCAGTGAAAATCCCCTTCAAACTTTGTGTAACACTGGATCTCCACACTATTTTTTTCAAGGATTCTTCTAACATTTCATCGCATTCTGGATCGTATGCAATTGCACGTAAACAATCTTCTGTATCCTTCGATCTTGGGCCCTGTGACCATGATCTAACAAGTTTAATCTGTGGTGTTCTAGGTAATTGATTCAAGTGATGTATCTTTGTAGCTGGACTTGTATCTTGGTGGCAGGTGACAGCCATTTGATCTAACTTTGGAATATCcacataattttcaaaatgctGTAAGATTGGGCTATACAACTGTCTAAACTGTCTTAGTTGTGGCAATACAATGTTATTGATTTTATCTTTGTTTTCACCAAAAATCATTCTAAAATCGCCGTTATAAGACAAAGCggctatagttttatagaaatcaACTTCTGTAAAGTGTTGTGGTAGCAGTAAAAGTGCTGCATGCACAGCTGAATGTAAATTTTGCACTAAAGCCGTAGGCAGCTGAGATTGTCCATTTGGCTCCACCAATACTTTAACTGGTTTGTGTAATCTTCCTGCCAAGTACAAATCATTccaatctaataaatcttctaTTAATGAAACTTCAGAAATTACTCCATATTTGATAGTATATCCTTCCATCATTTTAAccaatgtattataatatattttagcaCCCCAATTTTCTTGTACATTAGCAATTGCCCTATGCCCAAACAGCTTTAAGGGCTGAGCATAATGGTCTGGATTAAGTTCTAAATTTTCTGCATGCCACTGTTTTACATTACGAACAACAAAAATAAGATCCAACATATTGTTGGACTCATTATTCAACTGCTTAAATGCAGCAGATCCATATGCAAAGGAAAACTTTATGTTCCTTGGAAAATTTGTTAGTATCCCTTTTAGCTGGTTAATTACCATCAATTTCTCCATTATTCCAGTTCAATTTTGAAGTGTAAACAATACAAGCAAAAATCTTTTCGTAATGAAAGTTTGATACCTTTAATTCTGCATACTTCTTtaccattaaaaattttatttaatcattaaatgATATCTCATGGTAAATCTTGTTGGATCATCAAAGCATTgcctttttttttcgtttatataaatctggttaggGTACAGTTGATTTAAGTTATATCCAAACGAGTATTATGGATATTTAGGAAAGtcagaaaaatgcaatattcgaAGAATGTAATGAATTAGTAGCACCTCACTCAGGGTAGATATTTTCCGTCTGAATTCTCCCAACGATCGTGGCAAAAGTGGTCACAAGcttctgaatatttataatcaacTGCGCCCTTTATTAAACAAGATCCATTCCATCTAACCTAGAAATGTTTttcgtaaaatatataattgctATAAGTACTTACTTATGATTGATGGGTTATTCTATACCGGAGATTTCATTAGATACACAGCAACcgaaaaaaataacatttaatttcaagTGTAGGAAAACTAAATCAacattaaattgtatatcaTATGTATCAACTCGCGATCGTATAATTACTTGAAGTAATCTGTTTTGTATGAAACGATAGCCAAGCTGCAAAACTTTTGTGATACTCCATTGGATAAGACCTACCAACCTTAGTTTCAAATTGGTTTCACTTATACTTctagaattatttcattgattcTTTCGTGCCCGTATAGcgaataattgtaaatttaagaattttttcttcaaaaataactcattaatttatacaataaaaattaatcgctTATGACGAATGTTTTCTATGATTCATGCTTTCACCAAAATAAAATCCCTAGTAATGTTTGACATACGGAAAACAGATTTTATAAATGGCAGCTtcctgtatatttaaaaaaaaatacagattatttaataatcaaaATGTGAATGATTCCGCAATATCTACCATAAAATTATGCAAATGAATTTACATTTCATgtaatctatattttatattttatgtattataggattagcatataaaacaaattgtttttatcaatgtaatcattttattgtgaaactataaaaagagTGTTTTATTTATGAAGCATTGTCAGAATTGGTTTCTGTGATGTCTTGCTTCCATATATATTCTGCACTGTATCCATTTTCGGATGTACATGAGTTTGTACATGTGAATATTGCTAAAATACCCCAATCAATACATTTAAGTGCATTTTCTAATTCaaggaaatttaataattggggcataatctaaaaataattattcattagttGTAAAcactagttttttttttaaaacaactaaagttttatattattgtattacttGAAATTCAAATTGCCTCTCTTGATCACATTCAGAACATtttggtatttcattaatttgattttcttcaGAAATGTATAGAACTTTTCCTCCTCTGTCATATCTGttaccataaaaattatattttatattaaaagtatatttgttGAACATATTTTACTAAGCAATTTAAAGTTTACCGTAGAATTTGATCTGGATCTTTGTCAATAGTTAAACGAAATTCAGAAAATACCTCATCTTCCTTCTGATTGCACAtacttaataattcattttgtacATCTTCATTTTGAAAAGTTCCAGCTTCACCTTCATCTACCATCTTTTTATATGTCCTaatctcttcttcctctttctcagcattattttcattattacattCTTTATCATCCTCTGATTCTATTACTATTTCATATtcaggaaataaaaatttactgttTTTTGTTGGTTGCTTATTTGTACCACAAGACTCTTTGTGACCACATTTCCAATCAAAAATTTGATGGGTACgacaacaataatttataagtttacATTTGGAACAGTGAGTAGGTGCATATATTCCACATACATGGCATGTTTTTACCCATTTGCTTGTACCTGGGGACATTTAATTTAATGCacatgaaatttcaatatcatAAATTACTCAAAATACCTTTGCTAATTCATTGACATGTACATTAAATTTTTTGGAAACACATACTGATATCTGTCCTCCAATCATGTTCCTCTACAGGAGGTACAGGtggataaaattcatttaatcttGGTAACTGAGCTCTGAAAACCTTCAagtttccattttcatttaatttgcaACATTCCGGTTTTCTACATACAAAAACATATATAGTCCTATGAAATGCATCCTCCTTATTTTCATAAGGAGCGTATATTtgacataaaaatatacaaggtTCATGACAATATTCGCATTGAAGTTCTTTCTCGCCtgggatattttttaaattaagccATGCCGGCTTGCCACCAACTTTACTGGGAAAGAATCTACTTTCCAAACGCCATGCGTCACATTTTTCCACGAAACCTAAATCTATTGAcattatgtataaaatttattcaattaatttacatccAATATTATAAATGCTTATTTTTGACGTATCACACTGTAACACTGTGGAATGCACTAGcatcaatataatataagagAAAACTAAAATGACTACAATCTCTAATGAATATAGGTTAATTCAGAaattaatcattgaaataaGGATGGAACGTAAATACAGCACATGACTACAGACTTAAGATGTATTTAGACATTGCACACGACGCTATCTTCCGTGTACTGTTCTGAAATATCGATGAAGACTACGTTCTGAAATATCGATGAAGACTACGTTTTGAAATATCGTAGTTACCGACGACAGTATTAACAGTTACCAACGATAGTATTAACAGTTACCGACCACAGTATTTACAGTTACCTACGACAGTATTAACAGTTACCAACGATAGTATTAACAGTTACCGACCACAGTATTTACAGTTACCTACGACAGTATTAACAGTTACCGACCACAGTATTAACAGTTACCGACACATAAAACATAACTACAGGGTATTAAGGGCTTGAATAAAGTGGCGCCACAACAAGTGCGAACTTTTACAAAAGCCGTAAGATAATTCCCAGAGACACACGCCGCAgacaatataattttctgtataaCGTTGCGAAGAAACAACAGAGTTAAAAACGCACTAATGAAATTGAATCCTAgaatatatagttcaatatgaaaattatctggttaaaaaaaaataatgtggACACATTCGAAATTGTAATTGAATGCGATCTACCTCGAAAACTAAAATCAACTGTACCCAAATTTTTATGTTCACTTCTGGGATGTCAAATTGAAGATCAGAATATGTAATTTaagataattatattcttagtaTGCAGAGGGTCATATATTGAGTACGACAAGGAATTTCGTATACACCGTGAAGAATTTTTGCGTGGGAAACATCACATTTTTCGCAGCTATTCGCACGGCATAATCCTTGGTATAGAATATTAATGCTgaaaaaaacaatattctaCTCCAAGGAAAATACCGacccaggtctcaccacgaggaggttgctgcgatCAGAGACCCGCCCACCCTCATGTTCTGCAATCGGCCCACCCTAAcggaattcaaataaaaatttcaactaattcccaaattaataaatttacaaaattaagcGTCTCCGTCTGGAACACATTTGCTAATCAAATGCATTACAGAAGGAGCTGCTTAGCACGAACCTACCCGGCCGAATATTAACCTACCTATGATAGTacctaatataatactatataatagtatcctaaatattaatacctattactaacataaatataactattcatcatctttaaatgtttcaatttaaatttgaatattaattctcAAATGTTCATGAACCTTTGAGCTTCTAAATCCTAATAAATTCCCTACTTAACCATGGTATTTTAATACGTGTTTACATATGTATTGCGTTGTGTCAATGCTGTCCCACGAAGATACCTAGCTGGAAGGGGAACAAAATATGTTTCACACaacataatataattagtaacaATATGAATATCAATTATCATAATATGagcataattagtaataatattaatataaataatataatcacATAATTAGACAAAAATCACATAAGAAGTCAAACcatgaaataaagaaacattacaCAAGAAACAGAGcaacataaaatatacaatattatattaattcctaaACTTTGTTCATGAACCTTTGAGCTTCTAAAGCCCAATAAATCCCCTACCTAACCATGCATGGCATTCTAATCTGTGTActctatacatgtatatatacatgaatattcatgtttacTGTTGATATTTCACGATGATACCTATCTGAAAAGGGAATTGAATTGGTTATacacaaaataatttatatcatgAAATAATATAGACACCTGAAAATAAGACACAATAGAACAAACATACAATTGAAACAAATACACAATTAACACAAATATACGAGTAAAACAAATAGAcaattagataaaataaatacgaaTC belongs to Nomia melanderi isolate GNS246 chromosome 12, iyNomMela1, whole genome shotgun sequence and includes:
- the LOC116433848 gene encoding uncharacterized protein LOC116433848, with protein sequence MDSDSESQDSDDGRRFRFEATRKDNVRPEPKFGKRTRSKSEHKSDYDDADYKDRKDKSKHDSRREHRSSKERETEDRDLRHVSKHSKHIHELKGSRRESSKEGKDYKSTRDVSVDSRTFGLSSKQKTRDTKQHRSRDQSEHRKHRSQDRSHSRNEDDRSSQNDKYRNKSHEQKYKHRSRDRSYQSHRQRSSDRGKSRGEFEKQNSHKRTLTKEDADQQLQEFSSPKNAEHNRSDNELPATRDLSSESQGYKELDLSEFDVLSETDENMSDDSDAKDRCSFSRYHKTKTKKRISNDEHENSKKKQATENEHSDSSPKVNARKGDPSYGSSNNNPGAISDSAFGDASSMLTESIMDNCTNDLDKSPNLDAREKTMTTDSNSKLEKSSSGETTSLHLSNCDSPEPAKLSSSEEDTTYGPVLPPQLMTDHATTAKSAKHASFIGPCLPENYVQEDTERLEADAEDQINENDSDEDSTIIFGPALPPHLLEQKHSNGTEAKLIGPAPPSAIKPSNNEQTEQSDSENEDAIGPLPADHPALRSSYVYRQLEHRAQQIKSKQMNEDSNTLNQREEWMTELPPAQISNLQLGPRKFRVRSGPDMSDRSCWTDTPAKKAEKQRQKEEKEFYSCQKSSSKSPEKSLEAEAGKNKRREKSLLEMHQSKLQKKKKKEEKEVKLTGQTVRRPFDRDLDLQVNRFDQAQKSAIINKARCLDDRFSRGKI
- the LOC116433856 gene encoding phosphatidate cytidylyltransferase, mitochondrial, whose protein sequence is MLDLIFVVRNVKQWHAENLELNPDHYAQPLKLFGHRAIANVQENWGAKIYYNTLVKMMEGYTIKYGVISEVSLIEDLLDWNDLYLAGRLHKPVKVLVEPNGQSQLPTALVQNLHSAVHAALLLLPQHFTEVDFYKTIAALSYNGDFRMIFGENKDKINNIVLPQLRQFRQLYSPILQHFENYVDIPKLDQMAVTCHQDTSPATKIHHLNQLPRTPQIKLVRSWSQGPRSKDTEDCLRAIAYDPECDEMLEESLKKIVWRSSVTQSLKGIFTAGLVKSIKYSGSKIMKMFQSTPQNDNSLPKAKSN
- the Zfrp8 gene encoding zinc finger protein RP-8; this encodes MSIDLGFVEKCDAWRLESRFFPSKVGGKPAWLNLKNIPGEKELQCEYCHEPCIFLCQIYAPYENKEDAFHRTIYVFVCRKPECCKLNENGNLKVFRAQLPRLNEFYPPVPPVEEHDWRTDISTSKWVKTCHVCGIYAPTHCSKCKLINYCCRTHQIFDWKCGHKESCGTNKQPTKNSKFLFPEYEIVIESEDDKECNNENNAEKEEEEIRTYKKMVDEGEAGTFQNEDVQNELLSMCNQKEDEVFSEFRLTIDKDPDQILRYDRGGKVLYISEENQINEIPKCSECDQERQFEFQIMPQLLNFLELENALKCIDWGILAIFTCTNSCTSENGYSAEYIWKQDITETNSDNAS